The following proteins are encoded in a genomic region of Methylobacterium tardum:
- the mce gene encoding methylmalonyl-CoA epimerase, which translates to MIGRLNHVAIAVQDLDAACAVYRDTLGATITPPLPQPEHGVTVVFVELPNSKIELMAPLGEGSPIEAFVARNPGGGIHHVCYEVGDILAARDKLKAQGARVLGTGEPRIGAHGKPVLFLHPKDFLGTLVELEQV; encoded by the coding sequence ATGATCGGCCGTCTCAATCACGTGGCCATCGCCGTGCAGGATCTCGACGCCGCCTGCGCGGTCTATCGCGACACGCTGGGCGCCACGATCACGCCGCCGCTGCCGCAGCCCGAGCACGGCGTCACGGTCGTGTTCGTCGAACTGCCGAACAGCAAGATCGAGCTGATGGCACCGCTCGGCGAGGGCTCGCCGATCGAGGCCTTCGTGGCCCGCAATCCCGGCGGCGGCATCCACCACGTCTGCTACGAGGTCGGCGACATCCTGGCGGCGCGTGACAAGCTCAAGGCCCAGGGCGCCCGGGTGCTCGGCACCGGCGAGCCGCGGATCGGCGCCCACGGCAAGCCGGTCCTGTTCCTGCATCCGAAGGACTTCCTGGGCACGCTCGTCGAGCTGGAACAGGTCTGA
- the dnaE gene encoding DNA polymerase III subunit alpha, producing MPRQLKEVGFVHLHVHSSYSLLEGALKVGSLIKAAAADRQPALALTDTNNLFGALEFSEKAAGEGIQPIAGVQLSVAFEAADPHQRQAPTSHGIVLLAQDETGYANLLRLASRAYFDTALGEAPRLDAAALVGSSDGLIALTGGLSGPLDTAFRAGRPELALARLKRLKEAFGEERLYVELQRHGLPEEGRIETALLDLAGRHGLGIAATNEPYFAKPDDYDAHDALLAIAEGRVVSDERRRRLTPTHAFKTRAEMAELFRDLPDALQATVEIAMRCAVRARTRKPILPNFSQVAAGETSPMAEAADTGMQAVSADEPTELRRQAEAGLELRLKQHGTAPGFSEEDYRKRLAFELDVIVKMKFPGYFLIVSDFIKWAKDHDIPVGPGRGSGAGSLVAWSLLITDLDPLRFGLLFERFLNPERVSMPDFDIDFCVEGRERVIKYVQQRYGEGQVGQIITFGTLLARGVLRDVGRVLEMPYGQVDKLTKLVPQNPANPVTLAQAIEGEPKLQQAMEEEPIVGRLIDISKKLEGLHRHASTHAAGVVIGDRPLEELVPLYRDPKTGMRVTQFNMKWVEQAGLVKFDFLGLKTLTMLRCCTDLLKQRGIDIDLASLPLDDPNTYGPMGRGETVGVFQVESAGMRKALCEMQADRLEDIIALVALYRPGPMANIPVYCERKLGRDAGNEASWYPDPKLEPMLKETFGIIVYQEQVMEIAKVLAGYSLGEADMLRRAMGKKIRAEMDAQRDRFLKGCTERGLTKAKANEIFDLLAKFADYGFNKSHAAAYALLTYQTAYLKANYPVEFLAAAMTLDIDNTDKLAEFRQDAQRLKIVVEPPSINTSGEVFEVRDGKIFYALAAIKGVGREAVRALVEARGDRPFKDLACLARRLNPRMINKRTLESLVQAGALDCIEPDRARAFAAVEPMMKLAASAVEAETAGVTDMFGGVVADDVSLRIPPHEIWPMADTLKREYAAIGFFISGHPLGEYGDLLDKLRVQSWADFCRAVRAGTSSVGRVAASVLDRAERRTKTGNKMGIVTLSDRTAHFEAIIFSEGLGQYRDILEPGRPLVLQLQANLEGEDVRARILTAEPLDQAVARHQKGIRIHLSDPRGVAPVQQRLSMRGESEVSLILKLDGGGREVEIRLPGKFQATPTLAGQLRTVPGVVQVEVS from the coding sequence ATGCCACGCCAGCTCAAGGAGGTCGGATTCGTCCACCTCCATGTCCACTCCTCCTATTCCCTCCTCGAAGGGGCGCTGAAGGTCGGCTCCCTGATCAAGGCCGCGGCCGCCGACCGGCAGCCGGCCCTGGCGCTCACCGACACCAACAACCTGTTCGGGGCGCTGGAATTCTCCGAGAAGGCGGCCGGGGAGGGCATCCAGCCGATCGCCGGCGTTCAGCTCTCGGTGGCGTTCGAGGCCGCGGATCCGCACCAGCGGCAGGCGCCGACAAGTCACGGAATCGTGCTCCTCGCCCAGGACGAGACCGGCTACGCCAACCTGCTGCGGCTGGCGAGCCGCGCCTATTTCGACACGGCGCTCGGCGAAGCCCCCCGCCTCGACGCGGCGGCCCTCGTCGGATCCTCCGATGGGCTGATCGCGCTCACCGGCGGGCTGTCGGGCCCCCTCGACACGGCGTTCCGGGCCGGCCGTCCCGAGCTGGCGCTCGCCCGCCTGAAGCGGCTCAAGGAGGCCTTCGGCGAGGAGCGGCTCTACGTCGAGCTGCAGCGCCACGGCCTGCCCGAGGAAGGGCGGATCGAGACCGCGCTCCTCGACCTCGCCGGCCGGCACGGTCTCGGGATCGCGGCGACCAACGAGCCCTACTTCGCCAAGCCCGACGATTACGACGCCCACGATGCCCTGCTCGCCATCGCGGAAGGCCGCGTCGTCTCGGACGAGCGCCGCCGCCGGCTGACGCCGACCCACGCCTTCAAGACCCGCGCCGAGATGGCCGAGCTGTTCCGCGACCTGCCGGACGCGCTCCAGGCCACCGTCGAGATTGCCATGCGCTGCGCCGTGCGGGCGCGGACCCGCAAGCCGATCCTGCCGAACTTTTCGCAGGTCGCGGCAGGCGAGACATCGCCCATGGCGGAGGCCGCAGATACCGGCATGCAGGCGGTCTCGGCCGACGAGCCGACCGAGCTGCGCCGGCAGGCCGAGGCCGGGCTGGAGCTGCGCCTGAAGCAGCACGGCACGGCGCCGGGCTTCTCCGAGGAGGATTACCGCAAGCGCCTCGCCTTCGAGCTCGACGTCATCGTCAAGATGAAGTTCCCGGGCTACTTCCTGATCGTCTCGGACTTCATCAAGTGGGCCAAGGACCACGACATCCCGGTGGGCCCGGGCCGCGGCTCCGGCGCCGGCTCGCTGGTGGCGTGGTCGCTGCTGATCACCGACCTCGACCCGCTCCGGTTCGGCCTGCTGTTCGAGCGCTTCCTCAACCCCGAGCGCGTCTCGATGCCGGATTTCGACATCGACTTCTGCGTCGAAGGCCGCGAGCGGGTGATCAAGTACGTGCAGCAGCGCTACGGCGAGGGGCAGGTCGGGCAGATCATCACCTTCGGTACGCTGCTCGCCCGCGGCGTGCTGCGCGACGTCGGCCGCGTCCTCGAGATGCCCTACGGGCAGGTCGACAAGCTGACCAAGCTCGTGCCGCAGAACCCCGCCAACCCCGTGACGCTCGCCCAGGCGATCGAGGGCGAGCCCAAGCTGCAGCAGGCCATGGAGGAGGAGCCGATCGTCGGCCGGCTCATCGACATCTCCAAGAAGCTCGAAGGCTTGCACCGCCACGCCTCGACCCACGCCGCCGGTGTGGTGATCGGCGACCGGCCCTTGGAGGAGCTGGTCCCGCTTTACCGAGACCCGAAGACCGGGATGCGGGTCACCCAGTTCAACATGAAGTGGGTCGAGCAGGCGGGGCTGGTGAAGTTCGACTTCCTGGGCCTCAAGACCCTGACGATGCTGCGTTGCTGCACGGATCTCCTGAAGCAGCGCGGCATCGACATCGACCTCGCCTCGCTGCCGCTCGACGACCCGAACACCTACGGGCCCATGGGCCGCGGCGAGACGGTCGGCGTGTTCCAGGTGGAATCGGCCGGCATGCGCAAGGCGCTCTGCGAGATGCAGGCCGACCGGCTGGAGGACATCATCGCCCTGGTGGCGCTCTACCGGCCGGGCCCGATGGCCAACATCCCGGTCTATTGTGAGCGCAAGCTCGGCCGCGACGCCGGCAACGAGGCGTCCTGGTACCCGGACCCGAAGCTGGAGCCGATGCTGAAGGAGACCTTCGGCATCATCGTCTACCAGGAACAGGTGATGGAGATCGCCAAGGTCCTCGCCGGCTACTCGCTCGGCGAGGCCGACATGCTCCGGCGCGCCATGGGCAAGAAGATCCGCGCCGAGATGGACGCGCAGCGCGACCGGTTCCTCAAAGGTTGCACCGAGCGCGGGCTGACCAAGGCCAAGGCCAACGAGATCTTCGACCTGCTCGCCAAGTTCGCCGATTACGGCTTCAACAAGAGCCACGCGGCGGCCTACGCGCTGCTCACCTACCAGACCGCCTACCTGAAGGCGAACTATCCGGTCGAGTTCCTGGCCGCCGCCATGACCCTCGACATCGACAACACCGACAAGCTCGCCGAATTCCGCCAGGACGCGCAGCGCCTGAAGATCGTGGTCGAGCCGCCCTCGATCAACACCTCCGGCGAGGTGTTCGAGGTGCGCGACGGCAAGATCTTCTACGCGCTGGCCGCCATCAAGGGCGTCGGCCGCGAGGCGGTGCGGGCACTGGTGGAGGCCCGCGGCGACCGGCCGTTCAAGGACCTCGCCTGCCTCGCGCGCCGGCTGAACCCGCGGATGATCAACAAGCGCACCCTGGAGAGCCTTGTCCAGGCCGGGGCGCTGGACTGCATCGAGCCGGACCGGGCGCGCGCCTTCGCGGCGGTGGAGCCGATGATGAAGCTCGCCGCCAGCGCGGTGGAGGCCGAGACCGCCGGCGTCACCGACATGTTCGGCGGTGTGGTGGCGGACGACGTGTCCCTGCGGATCCCGCCCCACGAGATCTGGCCCATGGCCGACACGCTCAAGCGCGAATACGCGGCGATCGGATTCTTCATCTCGGGCCACCCTCTCGGCGAGTACGGCGACCTGCTCGACAAGCTGCGGGTCCAGAGCTGGGCCGATTTCTGCCGCGCGGTGCGGGCCGGGACCTCGAGCGTCGGCCGGGTCGCGGCCTCGGTGCTCGACCGGGCGGAGCGGCGGACCAAGACCGGCAACAAGATGGGCATCGTCACCCTTTCGGACCGGACGGCGCATTTCGAGGCGATCATCTTCTCCGAGGGGCTCGGCCAGTACCGCGACATCCTTGAGCCGGGCCGGCCGCTGGTGCTCCAGCTCCAGGCCAACCTGGAGGGCGAGGACGTGCGCGCCCGCATCCTCACCGCGGAACCCCTCGACCAAGCGGTGGCCCGCCACCAGAAGGGGATCCGGATTCATCTCAGCGACCCGCGCGGCGTCGCGCCCGTGCAGCAGCGGCTGTCGATGCGCGGTGAGAGCGAGGTCTCGCTGATCCTCAAGCTCGACGGCGGCGGGCGCGAGGTGGAAATCCGGCTGCCGGGCAAATTCCAGGCGACGCCGACGCTCGCCGGCCAGCTCCGGACCGTGCCGGGGGTGGTTCAGGTCGAGGTGAGCTAG
- a CDS encoding glycosyltransferase produces the protein MAVGTHGDVLPFIALGHELLKRGHGVSLAAPAPFEAMARRAGLAFQPLGTVADYEAVIRQPDLWHPQQGFRPMFDYALQVAEPACLWLGATRARGIDLVVVASPLAWGARLAQDLYDLPTATLHVMPFLIESRFDPPRLPGLQMPRFLPATLRAYVNLGVDKVAVGPFTLPPLNALRARLGLDPVYRLRHWWNSPTRMLLMFPDWYAAPQVDWPAQAVQLGFPLVDRFGDVAALPPELEAFLDSGDAPLVFTYGSAMRQGAAFFDTAVELCRRMGRRGVLLAPQDGQIPRPLPPGIIHLPYAPLSRLLPRSAALVHHGGVGTVAQALAAGIPQLVVPVAFDHFDEGRRLKDRNLGTTLSRRGFRPARAARVLGRLLADPAVAQACATARARMMESRDAIAQACDYVEALAAPDARAGSATAR, from the coding sequence GTGGCCGTCGGCACACACGGCGACGTGCTGCCGTTCATCGCGCTCGGCCACGAACTCCTCAAGCGCGGCCACGGGGTGTCGCTGGCGGCGCCGGCGCCGTTCGAAGCGATGGCGCGCCGCGCCGGCCTCGCCTTTCAGCCGCTCGGGACGGTGGCCGATTACGAGGCCGTGATCCGCCAGCCGGACCTGTGGCACCCGCAGCAGGGCTTCCGGCCGATGTTCGACTATGCCCTGCAGGTGGCCGAGCCCGCCTGCCTATGGCTCGGGGCGACCCGGGCGCGCGGCATCGACCTCGTGGTGGTCGCCTCGCCCCTGGCCTGGGGCGCGCGCCTTGCCCAGGATCTCTACGATCTCCCGACCGCCACGCTGCACGTGATGCCGTTCCTGATCGAGAGCCGGTTCGATCCGCCGCGGCTCCCAGGCCTGCAGATGCCGCGCTTCCTGCCGGCTACGCTGCGCGCCTACGTGAATCTCGGCGTCGACAAGGTCGCGGTCGGCCCGTTCACGCTGCCGCCGCTCAACGCCCTGCGCGCACGCCTCGGCCTCGATCCGGTCTACCGGCTGCGGCATTGGTGGAACAGCCCGACGCGCATGCTGCTCATGTTCCCGGATTGGTACGCGGCGCCGCAGGTGGACTGGCCGGCGCAGGCGGTCCAGCTCGGCTTCCCGCTGGTCGACCGCTTCGGCGACGTCGCCGCCCTGCCGCCGGAGCTGGAGGCCTTCCTGGACTCGGGCGACGCGCCGCTCGTGTTCACCTACGGTTCGGCCATGCGCCAGGGCGCGGCCTTCTTCGACACCGCGGTGGAATTGTGCCGGCGGATGGGCCGTCGCGGCGTTCTGCTCGCCCCGCAGGACGGGCAGATTCCCCGGCCGCTACCGCCCGGGATCATCCACCTGCCCTACGCGCCTCTGAGCCGGCTGCTGCCGCGCAGCGCCGCGCTGGTCCATCACGGCGGCGTCGGGACGGTGGCGCAGGCGCTGGCCGCGGGCATCCCGCAGCTCGTGGTGCCGGTGGCGTTCGACCATTTCGACGAGGGGCGGCGCCTGAAGGACCGCAATCTCGGCACCACCCTGAGCCGCCGCGGCTTCCGGCCCGCCCGCGCCGCCCGCGTCCTGGGGCGGCTGCTCGCAGATCCGGCGGTGGCGCAGGCCTGCGCGACGGCCCGGGCGCGCATGATGGAGAGTCGCGACGCGATCGCGCAGGCCTGTGATTACGTGGAGGCCCTCGCCGCGCCGGACGCCCGGGCCGGATCCGCGACGGCACGCTGA
- a CDS encoding DUF1467 family protein, with the protein MMATLTRSTPITLAVITVLVAAFVAAGVGLFKLTVGGAIALYFVVWWTLLFAVLPLRNQPETRPSHVVPGQDPGAPVAPRLREKAIWTTLVAGAAFLIALAVFPLTGL; encoded by the coding sequence ATGATGGCGACGCTCACCCGCTCGACGCCGATCACGCTGGCCGTCATCACCGTGCTGGTCGCCGCCTTCGTAGCGGCGGGGGTGGGCCTGTTCAAGCTGACGGTGGGCGGCGCGATCGCCCTCTACTTCGTCGTCTGGTGGACTCTGCTCTTCGCGGTCCTGCCCCTGCGCAACCAGCCGGAGACGCGGCCGAGCCACGTGGTTCCGGGGCAGGACCCGGGTGCGCCGGTGGCGCCGCGTCTGCGCGAGAAGGCCATCTGGACGACGCTGGTGGCGGGCGCCGCCTTCCTGATCGCCCTGGCGGTGTTCCCGCTCACCGGGCTGTAG
- a CDS encoding gamma-glutamylcyclotransferase, which yields MPSAPARTLDLSLDLIARAHSVPIPDDPSALEVLSDAELRPGLDAIVAGREGSDLWVFAYGSLMWNPEFPVAERRIGTVRGFHRRFCLLQRRFRGTPERPGFVLALDRGGLCRGVAFRLPGMEIREALMPVWRREMRGRGYVARWLPVATEAGTVSALTFLANRASDRYAGRLSDAEIAEKIAAACGHKGPSAEYLFRTVEACERLGIRDRHLWSLQALVAARLRACAPAA from the coding sequence ATGCCCTCCGCGCCCGCCCGCACCCTCGACCTCAGCCTCGACCTGATCGCCCGCGCCCATTCCGTCCCGATCCCGGACGACCCGAGCGCCCTCGAAGTTCTCTCGGATGCGGAGCTGCGCCCGGGGCTCGATGCGATCGTCGCCGGGCGCGAGGGCAGCGACCTGTGGGTCTTCGCCTACGGCTCGCTGATGTGGAACCCGGAATTTCCAGTGGCCGAGCGCCGGATCGGGACGGTGCGCGGCTTCCACCGCCGGTTCTGCCTGCTCCAGCGCCGGTTCCGCGGCACGCCGGAGCGGCCGGGCTTCGTCCTGGCCCTGGACCGCGGCGGCCTGTGCCGGGGTGTGGCCTTCCGCCTGCCCGGCATGGAGATCCGCGAGGCGCTGATGCCGGTCTGGCGGCGGGAGATGCGCGGCCGGGGCTACGTCGCCCGCTGGCTGCCGGTCGCCACCGAGGCCGGAACCGTCTCGGCCCTGACCTTCCTGGCCAACCGCGCCAGCGACCGCTACGCCGGCCGCCTGTCGGACGCCGAGATCGCCGAGAAGATCGCCGCCGCCTGCGGGCATAAGGGGCCGAGCGCCGAATACCTGTTCCGGACCGTCGAGGCCTGCGAGCGCCTCGGCATCCGCGACCGGCATCTCTGGAGCCTTCAGGCCCTGGTGGCCGCGCGGCTCAGGGCCTGCGCACCGGCGGCGTGA
- a CDS encoding ABC transporter ATP-binding protein, with the protein MSDSSQTAGDQPVPALFFSRVERRYPQAEGALEILRGADLAIWPGELVALVAPSGAGKSTLLHLAGLLERPDGGEVYIGGQPTAAMPDAERTRLRREEMGFVYQFHHLLPEFSALENVVMPQLIRGLKSAEAKARATELLSFLGLKERLPHRPAELSGGEQQRVAIARAVANGPRLLLADEPTGNLDPGTAGHVFSVLLALVRASGLAALVATHNLDLAARMDRRVTIRDGLITQLD; encoded by the coding sequence ATGAGCGATTCCAGCCAGACGGCCGGCGACCAGCCGGTCCCGGCCCTGTTCTTCTCCCGCGTCGAGCGGCGCTATCCCCAGGCCGAGGGCGCCCTGGAGATCCTGCGCGGGGCCGACCTCGCGATCTGGCCGGGGGAGCTGGTGGCGCTGGTGGCGCCGTCGGGCGCGGGCAAGTCGACCCTGCTGCACCTCGCCGGCCTCCTGGAGCGGCCGGACGGCGGCGAGGTCTATATCGGCGGCCAGCCGACCGCCGCGATGCCCGATGCCGAGCGCACCCGCCTCCGGCGCGAGGAGATGGGCTTCGTCTACCAATTCCACCATCTGCTGCCGGAATTCTCGGCGCTCGAGAATGTGGTGATGCCGCAGCTGATCCGCGGGCTGAAGAGCGCGGAAGCGAAGGCCCGCGCCACCGAGTTGCTCAGCTTTCTCGGCCTCAAGGAGCGCCTGCCGCACCGTCCGGCCGAGCTCTCGGGCGGCGAGCAGCAGCGCGTCGCCATCGCCCGGGCGGTCGCCAACGGCCCGCGGCTGCTCCTGGCCGACGAGCCCACCGGCAACCTCGACCCCGGCACGGCCGGCCACGTCTTCTCGGTGCTGCTCGCCCTGGTCCGCGCCTCGGGTCTCGCCGCGCTGGTGGCGACCCACAATCTGGACCTCGCCGCCCGCATGGACCGGCGGGTGACCATCCGCGACGGGCTGATCACGCAGCTCGACTGA
- a CDS encoding Nramp family divalent metal transporter, protein MDQPRPKPDTDDPTRPREGGSFLHALGTGVITGAADDDPSAIGTYASAGARYGLAFLWIAPVVLPMMVVVVYVSAKLGQVYGKGLFAIVRDRYPRWILYPLVLGAFTGNVIEAAANLGGIGAALNLLVPVPIPIIVVAAAAAILGLQIFGSYALLRDIFRWLALALFAYVAAAILAKPDPAEILRGTLVPQIRFDADFLSMIVACIGTSLSAYIYTWQSNQEVEEEIALGRHTLRQRKGATDAELRKTRRDVVIGMLFSNMILYFIILSTGATLHQAGQTEIESAAQAAAALEPLAGAGAKYLFALGVVGVGFLAVPVMTTGAAYDLVQGIGRKGSLHARPSEAKLFYGTIAAVTVVAVGLNFLGFNPMRALVWSGIVQGFSVPPLLLLMMLMTNDRAVMGGRVNGRLTNGLGWITTAATFLATACLVVTWVL, encoded by the coding sequence ATGGACCAGCCCCGCCCGAAGCCCGACACCGACGATCCGACCAGGCCGCGCGAGGGCGGCAGCTTCCTCCACGCCCTCGGCACCGGCGTGATCACCGGCGCGGCCGACGACGATCCCTCCGCCATCGGCACCTACGCGAGCGCCGGCGCCCGATACGGCCTTGCGTTCCTCTGGATCGCGCCCGTCGTCCTGCCGATGATGGTCGTGGTCGTCTACGTCTCGGCCAAGCTCGGGCAGGTCTACGGCAAGGGCCTGTTCGCCATCGTGCGCGACCGGTACCCGCGCTGGATCCTCTATCCGCTCGTGCTCGGCGCCTTCACGGGCAACGTCATTGAGGCGGCGGCCAATCTCGGCGGGATCGGCGCGGCCCTCAACCTGCTGGTGCCGGTGCCGATCCCCATCATCGTGGTCGCCGCCGCCGCGGCGATCCTCGGCCTCCAGATCTTCGGCTCCTACGCGCTCCTGCGCGACATCTTCCGCTGGCTGGCGCTTGCCCTGTTCGCCTACGTGGCGGCCGCGATCCTGGCCAAGCCCGATCCCGCCGAGATCCTGCGCGGCACCCTCGTGCCGCAGATCCGGTTCGATGCCGACTTCCTGTCGATGATCGTCGCCTGCATCGGCACCTCGCTCTCGGCCTACATCTACACGTGGCAGTCGAACCAGGAGGTCGAGGAGGAGATCGCCCTCGGGCGCCATACGCTGCGGCAGCGCAAGGGGGCGACCGACGCCGAGCTGCGCAAGACCCGCCGGGACGTGGTGATCGGGATGCTGTTCTCGAACATGATCCTCTACTTCATCATCCTGTCCACGGGCGCGACGCTGCATCAGGCCGGACAGACCGAGATCGAGAGCGCCGCCCAGGCGGCGGCCGCGCTGGAGCCGCTGGCGGGGGCAGGCGCCAAGTATCTCTTCGCGCTGGGCGTCGTCGGGGTCGGCTTCCTGGCGGTGCCGGTGATGACCACCGGCGCGGCCTATGACCTCGTGCAGGGGATCGGCCGGAAGGGCAGCCTCCACGCCCGCCCGAGCGAGGCCAAGCTGTTCTACGGCACCATCGCGGCCGTGACCGTGGTGGCGGTCGGGCTGAACTTCCTCGGCTTCAACCCGATGCGGGCGCTGGTCTGGTCCGGCATCGTCCAGGGCTTCTCGGTGCCGCCGCTCCTGCTCCTGATGATGCTGATGACCAACGACCGGGCCGTGATGGGCGGTCGCGTCAACGGCCGCCTGACGAACGGGCTCGGCTGGATCACCACCGCGGCGACGTTCCTGGCCACGGCCTGCCTCGTCGTAACGTGGGTCCTGTGA
- a CDS encoding lipoprotein-releasing ABC transporter permease subunit: MAASAALDRARIFAASFRQGTAPFAPFEWILAGRYLRARRGGGVSVVAFFSVLGIALGVATLIIVLSVMNGFRAELLSKIVGINGHLFATPIDRPLNDWTDLSERLSKVAGVRAAVPLVEGQAFASSQYGGSGVIIRGVRAADLDALAAVSSSIRGGTLEGFGDGTGVLIGRRLADTLGLQAGDTITLVTPKGSSTPFGTAPRTKSYTVKAVFEVGMTEFDQTFVFMPLAEAQAFFNKDGDVSMIEIYVGDPDHVGDMREPLEMAAERPILLTDWRQRNRTFFGALEVERNVMFLILSLIVVVATLNIVSGLILLVRDKSSDIAILRTMGATPGTIMRVFLINGALIGVVGTLSGLGLGILITLNIKPIQHVLFPGAWDPTVRFLAEIPAQMNPKEITAVVVTSLLLSLAATLYPSWRAARLDPVQALRYG; encoded by the coding sequence ATGGCGGCATCAGCGGCGCTGGACCGGGCCAGGATCTTCGCGGCCTCGTTCCGCCAGGGCACCGCACCCTTCGCACCGTTCGAGTGGATCCTCGCCGGCCGCTACCTGCGCGCGCGCCGGGGCGGCGGCGTCTCGGTGGTAGCGTTCTTCTCGGTGCTCGGCATCGCGCTCGGCGTCGCCACGCTGATCATCGTGCTCTCGGTGATGAACGGATTCCGGGCGGAGCTGCTGTCGAAGATCGTCGGCATCAACGGACACCTGTTCGCGACGCCGATCGACCGGCCGCTCAACGACTGGACCGACCTCTCGGAGCGCCTGTCGAAGGTGGCGGGCGTGCGCGCCGCGGTGCCGCTGGTGGAGGGGCAGGCCTTCGCCTCGTCGCAATATGGCGGCTCCGGCGTCATCATCCGCGGCGTGCGCGCCGCCGATCTCGACGCCCTGGCAGCCGTGTCGTCCTCGATCCGCGGCGGCACCCTGGAGGGCTTCGGCGACGGCACCGGCGTGCTGATCGGCCGGCGGCTCGCCGACACGCTGGGCCTCCAGGCCGGCGACACGATCACGCTGGTCACGCCCAAGGGATCGTCGACGCCGTTCGGGACGGCCCCGCGCACCAAGAGCTACACGGTCAAGGCGGTCTTCGAGGTCGGCATGACCGAGTTCGACCAGACCTTCGTGTTCATGCCGCTCGCCGAGGCCCAGGCCTTCTTCAACAAGGACGGCGACGTCAGCATGATCGAGATCTACGTCGGCGATCCCGACCATGTCGGCGACATGCGCGAGCCCCTGGAGATGGCGGCCGAGCGCCCGATCCTGCTCACCGACTGGCGCCAGCGCAACCGGACCTTCTTCGGCGCGCTGGAGGTCGAGCGGAACGTGATGTTCCTGATCCTCAGCCTGATCGTCGTGGTGGCGACGCTCAACATCGTCTCCGGCCTGATCCTGCTGGTTCGCGACAAGTCGAGCGACATCGCGATCCTGCGCACCATGGGGGCGACGCCCGGCACGATCATGCGGGTGTTCCTGATCAACGGCGCGCTGATCGGCGTCGTCGGGACGCTCAGCGGGCTGGGGCTCGGCATCCTGATCACCCTGAACATCAAGCCGATCCAGCACGTGCTGTTTCCGGGTGCCTGGGACCCGACCGTGCGGTTCCTCGCCGAGATCCCGGCCCAGATGAACCCGAAGGAGATCACCGCCGTGGTGGTCACCTCCCTGCTGCTGTCGCTCGCCGCGACGCTGTATCCCTCCTGGCGCGCCGCCCGGCTCGATCCGGTGCAGGCCCTCCGCTACGGCTGA